AGGCATCTTATTCTCGTTTAATAATTTCTATAAGTTCTCCCTTTAAGTTATAAAGGTAAATTGCAAGCGGCATAGACCCTGGAATAGAATGCGTTGCACATGCATGGCAAGGATCGTAGGCTCTAAAAGCCATCTCGACCATATTTAGCAATCCATCGTCTACTTTACCCTCTCTTATCAAATTTCTCGCCGCCTTGTCGACTGATAAAGCTATCCTTGCAGCATTATGCTGGGTTGCAACTAGCAGGTTAGCCTTCTTGATTATACCATTTTCATCAGTCTCATAGTGATGTATTAAGAGCCCTCTAGGTGCCTCAACCGCGCTTATCCCGACGCTAGGCGTCTCGGTTGGGTTCACTCTCACGTTCGGGTCTGTCAACTCTGGATCATTTGCTAGCTCTTTCATTCTTTCTGCAGCATAGATCATTTCTATAATCCTTGCCCAGTGCATAGCCAGAGTATGGTGGACAGGTTTAGATCCTATAGTTTCAAACATTTCCTCAAAAGCTTCTTGAGCTTTAGGTGTAGCCATAGAATCTGCAACGTTCAATCTGGCAAGCGGTGCTACGCACATAATCCCACTATCTTCGCCATCAACAAAGCCTTTCCATCCAACCTTCTTGAGATAGGGGAATTTAACAAACGTCCATGGCTCGACGTGCTCTGCTATATATTTCTCATATTCGTGGACGTCAAATTTCGCGTACTCATTTCCTTTCGGGTCTACAATTCTGATTTTACCATCGTAGAAGTTGGTTCTATTTTTGTCATCGACCAATCCCATATAATAGGTTCGATGAGTGTAAGCGTCGCTTAAAATTAAGTCTAGATATTCCTCGTTGCTTAAAACTATATCTTTAAATATTTTATAAGTGAATAGTGCAAAGTCAAGGCTTTTATCAGCAACTTCAATAGCTTTCTTTCTAACTTCTTCCGTTAATGATTTAGAAATACCTCCTGGAAGTCCAAAAACCGGGTGGATGACTTTCCCAGCTATTATCGTGATGAGATTTCTAAGCTCTCTACGCGTTCCTATAACCTTCAATCCTACTTCTACTCCTACCTTTTTAATTACGCCGTAGATATTTCTCTCGGATTTGGGAGCTTTAGGACCTACTATAAAATCAGGACCGCCGAGAATGTAAACGTGTAACGCGTGGTCTTCAAGCATGAACGCATTATATACGAGTTCCCTAATTTTCTTGGCAACAGAGGGCGGGTCTACCTTGTAAAGATCGTCCAATGCCTTTGTTGCCGCCATGTGATGAGCCATTGGGCATACTCCACAAATTCTCGAAGTTATTTGTGGAGCGTCCTCGGCTGGTCTACCTTCTAAGAATTTTTCAAAGCCTCTAAGTTCTGGAATTTGGAAATATGCCTTTACGGCGTTTCCTTCATCATCTAAGAAAATCACTATTTTTCCATGACCTTCCAGTCTAGTGATAGGATCTATAACTATCTTACGAGTCATTACCTCTCACCTTCTTCTCTTATATTTTTCATATTTCTCCTTTCCAGCAATGATTTTGGCAGAGAATACCTGTAAAACCAGCCAACAGGATCTACTATTTTCTCAAAAACTCTTTTAATATCATCCTCGTTTTCATACTCAAATATGGATGCGAGAAAAGACATTGCTCGAGCGCCAAAGTCCCTAACTTTATCTAAAGGTCCGAAACAACCCGTGCAAGGCATACCGCACTTAATGCATAAAGCCCCGCAACCTCCTCTGGTTACAGGTCCCAAACATAGCACTCCTTGAGTTAGTAAACATTTCTCGGGGTCTAGCTTTACCTGGTGTACTCGTTTAAAGTCTTTCAAAGATATTTTTTCAGGTTTAGTATCGTTAAGCGGGCATTCATCACATAAGGCTTTGTTTTCAGCCCCTAGTACGGATCCCTTGGGGGGAAGCTTGCCGCTGAAGATGGTTTCAAAAGCCTTCTTAACGACGTCTGGCGGTGGAGCGCATCCAGGAATATAATAATCAACTTCTATTACTTGGTCAAGGGCTCTAACAGTATTCCAGAATTCTGGTAGCTCTAATTCGTCTTCTTTTACTTTAATTTTACTTTCTGGAGTAGTGCCTTCAGGATTGTATACCGTTGGAACTTCATTATATACGCGTTTAAATATGAATTTTTTATTCCATAGATTTCCTAAACCAGGGATTCCCCCTAGGTGGGCGCAGCTGCCAAAAGCCACAACCAGCTTAGATTTAGATCTTAGTAATTTTACCATTTCCTCATGCTCTGAAAGTCGTATAGCTCCGTTAATGAAAGCTACATCAATGGATTTATCGGAGAGATTTTCAACATCTTCTTTTTTGAAATCCATGGCAACAGGCCAAAACACTATATCAGCTATATCAAATACTTTAAGAATATCCTCGGCTAAATCTACAACAGCTTCTTCGCATCCGCCACAACTTGCACACCAGTAAAATGCAATTTTAAACTTTCCCATTTTCTAAACCTCCTTAATTTCCAAAGGACCTAATTTCCTAATATGTTCGGTAAATTCTTTTGCAACCTTAGCCCATTTTTCCCCTTCGCTGGCGGAAATCCAGACAAGAGCTACTCTATCTTCAAGACCCATCTGTTTGAGGAATTTTTTAAGCAGGTAATACCTTCTCAAAGTTAGGTAATTACCGCTAATGTAAT
This portion of the Thermoproteales archaeon genome encodes:
- a CDS encoding Ni/Fe hydrogenase subunit alpha, whose product is MTRKIVIDPITRLEGHGKIVIFLDDEGNAVKAYFQIPELRGFEKFLEGRPAEDAPQITSRICGVCPMAHHMAATKALDDLYKVDPPSVAKKIRELVYNAFMLEDHALHVYILGGPDFIVGPKAPKSERNIYGVIKKVGVEVGLKVIGTRRELRNLITIIAGKVIHPVFGLPGGISKSLTEEVRKKAIEVADKSLDFALFTYKIFKDIVLSNEEYLDLILSDAYTHRTYYMGLVDDKNRTNFYDGKIRIVDPKGNEYAKFDVHEYEKYIAEHVEPWTFVKFPYLKKVGWKGFVDGEDSGIMCVAPLARLNVADSMATPKAQEAFEEMFETIGSKPVHHTLAMHWARIIEMIYAAERMKELANDPELTDPNVRVNPTETPSVGISAVEAPRGLLIHHYETDENGIIKKANLLVATQHNAARIALSVDKAARNLIREGKVDDGLLNMVEMAFRAYDPCHACATHSIPGSMPLAIYLYNLKGELIEIIKRE